One window from the genome of Musa acuminata AAA Group cultivar baxijiao chromosome BXJ1-4, Cavendish_Baxijiao_AAA, whole genome shotgun sequence encodes:
- the LOC135649126 gene encoding BTB/POZ and MATH domain-containing protein 4-like, with protein sequence MTPEKEMTASPTSSRSVTETVNGSHKFVIQGYSLAKGMGVGKHIASDTFTIGGYQWAIYFYPDGKNVEDNSTYVSVFIALASDGTDVRALFELTLVDQSGKGKHKIHSHFDRSLESGPYTLKYRGSMWGYKRFFRRSALETSDYLKDDCLKINCTVGVVVSVMDSPGLHSVHVPESDIGMHFGSLLDKQEGSDVVFDVSGEKIHAHKLVLAARSPIFHSLFFDGLDDERNEIAVTDMVPKVFKAMLHFIYRDTLLEDDILVTSYLPESSVSDTLVAKLLAAADKYCLERLRLLCEAHLCREISVNSVASTLALADQYHAMELKASCLKFAAENLAAVMRSSGFEQLKDNSPALQSELLTTIAGCDEEYKKSRSDWGQLSDGEDSSGRRIRPRTDTDTNY encoded by the exons ATGACGCCGGAGAAGGAGATGACGGCTTCGCCGACGAGCTCTCGGTCGGTGACGGAGACCGTGAACGGATCCCACAAGTTCGTGATCCAGGGGTACTCGCTCGCCAAGGGCATGGGGGTCGGCAAGCACATCGCCAGCGACACCTTCACCATCGGAGGGTACCAGTGGGCGATCTACTTCTACCCCGACGGGAAGAACGTCGAGGACAACTCCACCTACGTGTCCGTGTTCATCGCCCTCGCCAGCGACGGGACCGACGTGAGGGCGCTCTTCGAGCTGACGCTCGTGGATCAGAGCGGCAAGGGGAAACACAAGATCCACAGCCACTTCGACCGGTCGCTCGAGAGCGGTCCGTACACCCTCAAGTACCGCGGGAGCATGTG GGGTTATAAACGCTTCTTTAGACGATCTGCACTTGAAACATCAGATTACCTCAAGGATGACTGCTTGAAGATCAATTGTACCGTCGGAGTTGTTGTGTCTGTGATGGATTCACCTGGACTGCACTCTGTACATGTTCCAGAATCTGATATcggaatgcattttggttcacttCTGGATAAACAAGAAGGTTCAGATGTTGTTTTTGATGTTTCTGGAGAAAAAATTCATGCTCATAAGCTGGTGCTGGCTGCTCGATCCCCAATATTTCATTCTTTGTTTTTTGATGGATTAGATGATGAAAGGAATGAGATTGCTGTTACGGATATGGTACCGAAGGTTTTCAAG GCAATGCTACATTTTATCTACAGAGACACTCTTTTAGAAGATGACATACTTGTTACTTCCTACCTTCCTGAATCTTCTGTGTCGGACACACTGGTAGCAAAATTGTTAGCTGCAGCTGACAAGTATTGCTTGGAAAGGCTTCGACTTCTGTGTGAGGCTCATCTGTGCAGGGAAATATCTGTGAATTCGGTTGCCAGCACACTTGCGTTGGCTGATCAATATCATGCCATGGAACTTAAAGCTTCTTGTCTTAAATTTGCTGCAGAAAATCTTGCGG CTGTGATGCGCTCAAGTGGATTTGAGCAGCTCAAGGACAATTCTCCAGCACTGCAGTCAGAACTTCTAACAACAATTGCTGGTTGTGACGAGGAATACAAGAAAAGCCGGAGTGACTGGGGTCAGCTTTCGGATGGCGAAGATTCTAGCGGCCGTAGGATAAGGCCTCGGACTGATACGGACACCAATTACTGA
- the LOC103981462 gene encoding phosphoserine aminotransferase 1, chloroplastic, giving the protein MAALSSPQSFLLQHPLHPSPKTPSFLPHKQPLRPKPSTVSCTAVRLPPVSISVANDRIFNFAAGPATLPESVILKAQAELYNYRGSGMSIMEMSHRGKEFDAVIKKAESDLRRLLAIPDDDYAVLFLQGGATTQFAAVPLNLCAPGDAVDYVVTGSWGDKAFKEAQKFCKANLIWSGKSDKYTKIPSFEGLEQNPNAKYLHICANETIHGVEFKNYPTPSNKDAVLVADMSSNFCSKPVDVSKFGVIYAGAQKNVGPSGVTIVIVRKDLIGNAQPITPVMLDYKIHADSASLYNTPPCFAIYICGLVFEDLLEQGGLVEVEKNNTKKAGILYDAIDGSDGFYVCPVEKSVRSLMNVPFTLQKSDLEKKFIEEAAKEGMVQLKGHRSVGGVRASIYNAMPLAGVGKLVAFMKDFQARHP; this is encoded by the coding sequence ATGGCTGCTCTCTCCTCCCCTCAGTCTTTCCTCCTCCAACACCCCCTCCATCCCTCCCCGAAAACCCCGTCCTTCCTCCCCCACAAGCAGCCCCTCCGCCCAAAGCCCTCCACCGTCTCCTGCACCGCCGTCCGGCTTCCCCCCGTCTCGATCTCCGTCGCAAACGACCGGATCTTCAACTTCGCCGCCGGGCCGGCCACCCTGCCGGAGTCCGTTATCCTCAAGGCGCAGGCTGAGCTTTACAACTACCGTGGCTCGGGCATGAGTATCATGGAGATGAGTCACCGCGGCAAGGAGTTCGATGCCGTCATCAAGAAGGCTGAGTCTGACCTCCGCCGTTTGCTTGCCATCCCCGACGACGACTATGCTGTTCTCTTCCTCCAGGGCGGCGCCACCACCCAGTTCGCCGCTGTTCCACTCAACCTCTGTGCACCGGGGGACGCCGTGGACTACGTCGTCACCGGGTCTTGGGGCGACAAGGCCTTCAAGGAGGCCCAGAAGTTCTGCAAGGCTAATCTCATTTGGTCGGGCAAATCTGATAAGTATACCAAGATCCCATCTTTCGAAGGGCTTGAGCAGAATCCCAACGCAAAGTATTTGCACATCTGCGCCAACGAGACGATCCATGGGGTGGAGTTCAAGAATTACCCCACCCCGAGCAACAAAGATGCGGTCTTGGTCGCTGATATGTCTTCTAACTTCTGCTCGAAACCTGTCGATGTGTCAAAATTCGGTGTCATCTATGCTGGGGCGCAGAAGAATGTTGGTCCCTCTGGCGTCACGATCGTGATCGTTCGGAAAGATCTTATCGGCAACGCCCAGCCGATTACGCCCGTGATGCTGGACTATAAGATCCATGCAGACAGCGCTTCCCTCTACAACACTCCACCGTGCTTTGCGATCTATATATGTGGTCTGGTATTCGAGGATCTGCTGGAGCAGGGTGGGTTGGTGGAGGTGGAGAAGAATAACACCAAGAAGGCTGGAATTCTCTATGATGCTATTGATGGGAGTGACGGGTTCTACGTGTGCCCTGTCGAGAAATCAGTTCGGTCGTTGATGAACGTGCCTTTCACGCTGCAGAAGTCTGATCTCGAGAAGAAATTCATCGAGGAGGCTGCGAAGGAAGGAATGGTTCAGCTTAAGGGACATCGGTCGGTGGGTGGCGTTCGGGCTTCCATTTACAATGCGATGCCATTGGCAGGAGTGGGGAAGCTTGTTGCTTTCATGAAGGATTTCCAAGCCAGACACCCTTGA
- the LOC103981464 gene encoding protein NDH-DEPENDENT CYCLIC ELECTRON FLOW 5 — protein MASAAAILPGSSPLLHARPPKRLGTLHQHLPFASLRRRHKRQISVTAALASSISVPINLDYLETEFSGHGVTFEAIGDSCVVKMGLVNGSVASLMLPCGLITSYKPYMWHGATFEVLHTTVSEGADGAAVVRGGVSMDFEIGGDGSIPWSPSSWSLESVRGSPEKSIQVELVSVSPVDMAEVRCLVTLHQDLLGSELLISNTKSSPLQLTGSFVSHLKVSTPDAAYAVGLQGSNYQSRQPLSSRFSMDPPDLGRRSPSTSKKPWTQNVLRRLLPRWGDTGEEEEEEEEEEEELNEGGDAEESEGEEEDDYARMTEKMSRIYTSAPRQFTIIDRGRRNSVVIRRSGFEELYMSSPGSEHEWYGKYAYVCIGPAAQLTPLVLGPGDTWRGAQYLHNPNL, from the exons atggcaagcgccgctgccatcCTTCCTGGCTCGTCTCCTCTCCTCCATGCGCGTCCACCGAAGCGTCTCGGGACCTTGCATCAGCATCTCCCCTTCGCTTCTCTTCGGCGCAGACACAAGAGACAGATCTCCGTGACAGCCGCCTTGGCTTCGAGCATCTCCGTACCGATCAATTTGGACTACTTGGAGACGGAGTTCAGCGGGCATGGGGTGACCTTCGAAGCCATCGGCGACAGTTGCGTCGTCAAGATGGGGCTGGTGAACGGCAGCGTGGCCAGCTTGATGCTGCCCTGTGGTCTGATCACTTCGTACAAGCCCTACATGTGGCACGGTGCCACGTTCGAGGTGCTGCATACGACGGTCTCCGAGGGAGCCGATGGAGCTGCAGTCGTGCGAGGAGGAGTGTCCATGGATTTCGAGATCGGAGGCGACGGCTCGATTCCATGGTCCCCGAGTTCTTGGTCTCTTGAGAGCGTTCGAGGAAGTCCTGAGAAGTCCATTCAG GTGGAGCTGGTATCGGTTTCTCCGGTGGACATGGCTGAAGTCAGATGCCTGGTCACTCTCCATCAGGACCTTCTTGGTTCAGAGCTGCTCATCTCTAACACCAAGTCCTCACCTCTCCAGTTGACGGGCTCCTTCGTCAGCCATTTGAAAGTGAGTACGCCGGACGCGGCATACGCGGTCGGGTTACAAGGCTCCAACTACCAAAGCAGGCAGCCATTATCGTCGCGGTTCAGCATGGATCCTCCAGACTTGGGCAGGAGGAGTCCCTCGACCTCCAAGAAGCCATGGACCCAGAATGTGCTTCGACGGCTGCTGCCCCGATGGGGAGACacaggcgaggaggaggaggaggaggaggaggaggaggaagagctaAACGAAGGTGGCGACGCAGAAGAatcagagggagaagaagaagatgactacGCTCGCATGACAGAGAAAATGAGCAGGATTTATACCAGTGCGCCGAGGCAGTTCACGATCATCGATAGG GGAAGACGGAACTCGGTTGTGATACGGAGGAGCGGATTTGAAGAGTTGTACATGTCGAGTCCAGGATCAGAACATGAATGGTACGGAAAATATGCATACGTCTGCATAGGTCCAGCTGCCCAGCTGACACCTCTGGTGTTGGGTCCCGGAGACACATGGCGAGGGGCACAGTACTTGCACAATCCAAACCTCTAA